The proteins below come from a single Halothiobacillus neapolitanus c2 genomic window:
- the rplJ gene encoding 50S ribosomal protein L10: protein MALTIDQKQLIVAEVTEVAGKALSAIGAEYSGLTVSQMTQMRVKARESGVYLRVIKNTLARRAMADTPFSCMSEALTGPLVLAFSMEDPGAAARLMKDYAKDFAKLEIKVVALGGQLLSVADVDRVASLPTRDEALSQLLAVMKAPIGKLARTLNEVPGKLVRTVAAVRDQKQAA, encoded by the coding sequence GTGGCTTTAACCATTGATCAGAAGCAGTTGATTGTTGCTGAAGTGACAGAGGTTGCCGGCAAGGCGCTGTCCGCGATCGGTGCCGAGTACAGTGGTTTGACGGTCTCGCAGATGACCCAAATGCGTGTGAAAGCACGTGAAAGTGGTGTCTATCTGCGTGTGATCAAAAACACACTGGCTCGTCGCGCGATGGCGGATACACCGTTTTCATGCATGTCCGAGGCTCTGACCGGGCCTTTGGTGTTGGCCTTCTCTATGGAAGATCCCGGCGCAGCCGCACGGCTGATGAAGGATTATGCCAAAGATTTTGCCAAGCTTGAAATCAAGGTAGTCGCCCTGGGTGGACAACTTCTCTCTGTGGCCGATGTTGATCGCGTAGCGAGCCTGCCGACCCGAGATGAAGCATTGTCGCAACTTCTCGCCGTCATGAAGGCGCCAATTGGCAAACTCGCACGCACCCTCAACGAGGTTCCGGGCAAGTTGGTTCGTACTGTGGCCGCCGTTCGCGATCAAAAGCAAGCAGCTTAA
- the rplA gene encoding 50S ribosomal protein L1: MAKLTKRQKAIAAKVNANQPYAAADAFNLLKEVSTVKFVEAVDVSVHLGVDPRRSDQMVRGATVLPNGTGKSVRVAVFAQGANAEAAKAAGADIVGFEDLAAEIKQGRMDFDVVIATPDAMRVVGQLGQVLGPRGLMPNPKVGTVAVDAAMAVKNAKAGQVRYRTEKGGIIHCTIGKVNFTPEALTENLNALLADLNKAKPAASKGIYMKRVSVSSTMGPGLLVDLASLAV; this comes from the coding sequence ATGGCTAAGTTAACCAAGCGTCAAAAAGCTATTGCGGCCAAAGTCAATGCGAACCAGCCCTATGCCGCAGCAGATGCCTTCAATCTGTTGAAAGAAGTATCGACCGTCAAGTTTGTCGAAGCGGTGGACGTTTCTGTGCACCTTGGCGTTGATCCGCGCCGTTCGGACCAAATGGTTCGTGGTGCGACCGTGCTCCCGAATGGTACCGGTAAGTCCGTTCGTGTTGCTGTGTTTGCGCAAGGTGCGAACGCCGAAGCAGCCAAAGCGGCTGGTGCGGATATCGTTGGCTTTGAAGACCTGGCTGCCGAAATCAAGCAAGGTCGTATGGATTTTGATGTGGTCATCGCCACGCCCGATGCGATGCGTGTTGTTGGCCAGTTGGGTCAGGTGCTCGGTCCTCGTGGCCTGATGCCTAATCCAAAAGTCGGCACGGTTGCGGTTGATGCGGCGATGGCAGTCAAGAATGCCAAAGCCGGTCAGGTTCGTTACCGCACGGAAAAGGGCGGGATCATTCACTGCACCATCGGTAAAGTAAATTTCACCCCCGAAGCGTTGACTGAAAACCTGAATGCACTGCTGGCTGATCTGAACAAAGCCAAGCCTGCTGCTTCTAAAGGCATTTACATGAAGCGCGTCAGTGTTTCCAGCACCATGGGCCCTGGGCTGTTGGTGGATTTGGCTTCGCTTGCCGTATAA
- the rpsL gene encoding 30S ribosomal protein S12, translating to MATVNQLVRKPRKRLVEKTKVPALEGCPQRRGVCTRVYTTTPKKPNSALRKVARVRLTSGFEVTGYIGGEGHNLQEHSVVLIRGGRVKDLPGVRYHVVRGSLDTQGVDKRRQGRSKYGAKRPKAK from the coding sequence ATGGCTACTGTAAATCAGCTCGTGCGCAAGCCGCGCAAGCGACTGGTCGAGAAGACTAAAGTACCTGCACTCGAAGGCTGCCCGCAGCGTCGTGGTGTATGTACTCGTGTATACACAACAACCCCTAAGAAGCCGAACTCAGCGCTGCGTAAAGTGGCCCGTGTTCGTCTGACTTCAGGTTTTGAAGTCACCGGTTACATCGGCGGTGAAGGCCATAACCTTCAGGAGCACTCCGTGGTCCTGATTCGTGGTGGTCGTGTAAAGGATTTGCCTGGTGTTCGTTACCACGTCGTACGCGGTAGCCTGGATACCCAAGGTGTTGATAAGCGCCGTCAAGGTCGCTCAAAATATGGCGCGAAGCGCCCCAAAGCCAAATAA
- the rplL gene encoding 50S ribosomal protein L7/L12, whose product MAISKDDILEAISNMSVMEVVDLISAMEEKFGVSAAAAVAVAGPAAAGPAAAVEEKTEFDVVLKSFGANKVGVIKAVRELTGLGLKEAKDMVEGAPATIKEGASAADAEAMKAKLTEAGAEVEVK is encoded by the coding sequence ATGGCAATTTCTAAAGACGATATTCTCGAAGCGATCTCCAACATGTCCGTAATGGAAGTCGTTGATCTGATTTCCGCAATGGAAGAAAAATTCGGCGTTTCAGCTGCTGCAGCTGTTGCAGTTGCAGGCCCTGCTGCTGCGGGCCCAGCTGCCGCTGTTGAAGAAAAAACTGAATTTGACGTTGTGCTGAAATCATTCGGTGCAAACAAAGTCGGCGTAATTAAAGCAGTTCGTGAATTGACCGGTCTGGGCTTGAAAGAAGCCAAAGACATGGTTGAAGGCGCGCCAGCGACCATCAAAGAAGGCGCAAGTGCTGCTGACGCCGAAGCGATGAAAGCTAAACTGACTGAAGCAGGTGCTGAAGTAGAGGTTAAGTGA
- the rpoB gene encoding DNA-directed RNA polymerase subunit beta: MSYSFTEKKRIRKEFGHRADILPVPYLLATQVESYKSFLQSGVPAKGRTNAGLHAALSSVFPIRSHSGNAEIAYVDYYFGEPAFDVRECQIRGLSYGAPLRVKMRLVIYDRDAPAGSKVVKDIREQDVYLGEIPLMTESGTFVINGTERVIVSQLHRSPGVFFDHDKGKTSSSKKILFSARIIPYRGSWLDFEFDQKDILYARIDRRRKIPASIILRALGYTNQNMLDIFFDHDEFHIDKDGGLALTLVADRLKGTDAAFDIDINGENLIKTGKRITARHVRELVAAKVTSLPVPVDFVVGRVLASDVIDTSTGEVLAQGNEELTTELVAKLAKAGITQFKTLYFNDVDRGPFMSLTLRADPSTTPLEAMVEIYKMMRPGEPPTKDSAEALFHGLFFTEDRYDLSEVGRMKFNRRIEREGDVGPGVLYDGKYFTTRAAQGDEAAKQLLKEQGGVSDILDVMKELIDIRNGNGKTDDIDHLGNRRIRSVGEMTENVFRIGLVRVERAVKERLTQAESEGLTPQDLINAKPVAAAIKEFFGSSQLSQFMDQNNPLSEITHKRRISALGPGGLTRERAGFEVRDVHTTHYGRVCPIETPEGPNIGLINSLATYARTNGYGFLETPYRTVKDGVVSKEVDWLSAYEEEKFTIAQANAPLDDNGVLQGNLISVRRAGEFMLASPEEIQYMDVSPKQIVSIAASIIPFLEHDDANRALMGSNMQRQAVPTLRADKPLVGTGMERVVATDSGSCVVARRGGVVDRVDAARVVVRVNAEEASQGDVGVDIYNLTKYTRSNQNTCINQTPLVKAGDVIAKGDVLADGPSVDMGELALGQNILCAFMPWNGYNFEDSILLSERVVREDRLTTIHVEELNCIARDTKLGAEEITADIPNVAESLLNKLDAAGVVHVGAEVRPGDILVGKVTPKGETQLTPEEKLLRAIFGEKASDVKDTSLRVPPGMEGTVIDVRVFTRDGIEKDSRARAIEEADLEAVRKDLKDRMRIIEGDILARVKSVLVNQVAVGGPGVKAGSKITAAQLEKIEPSKWLEIRVEGEEAAQAMEEYIAQLAQAQVDIDKRFEDKKKKIQQGDDLAPGVLKMVKVYVAVKRRIQPGDKLAGRHGNKGVVSMIVPEEDMPYMENGQPVDICLNPLGVPSRMNIGQILETHLGFAARGLGVKIEEMLKLERAKALIELRAFLDKVYNYKSDKPVDLDALSDDELIELARNLKKGVPMATPVFDGAVEDEIKYMLELAGLPTSGQVQLYDGRSGEPFERTTTVGYMYMLKLNHLVDDKMHARSTGPYSLVTQQPLGGKAQFGGQRFGEMEVWALEAYGAAYTLQEMLTVKSDDVNGRNKMYKNIVDGDLKMDAGMPESFNVLLKEIRSLAINVELEQGKE, translated from the coding sequence ATGAGCTATTCATTTACTGAAAAGAAGCGAATCCGCAAGGAATTTGGCCACCGTGCCGATATCCTGCCGGTACCGTATTTACTGGCGACTCAGGTTGAGTCTTATAAGTCATTCTTGCAGAGTGGTGTTCCTGCCAAAGGGCGGACGAATGCCGGACTGCATGCCGCGTTAAGTTCTGTTTTCCCGATCCGCAGTCATTCAGGTAATGCTGAAATTGCGTACGTGGATTACTACTTTGGCGAACCGGCTTTCGATGTTCGCGAATGCCAGATTCGTGGTTTGAGCTATGGTGCACCCTTGCGCGTGAAGATGCGTCTGGTCATTTACGATCGTGATGCACCGGCTGGCTCCAAGGTCGTCAAGGATATTCGTGAGCAGGATGTCTATCTGGGCGAAATTCCATTGATGACCGAGAGCGGTACGTTTGTCATCAACGGTACCGAGCGGGTTATCGTGTCTCAGTTGCACCGTTCGCCCGGTGTGTTCTTTGATCACGACAAGGGTAAAACCTCAAGTTCCAAGAAAATCCTCTTTTCTGCGCGGATCATCCCCTACCGTGGTTCGTGGCTAGATTTCGAATTCGACCAGAAGGATATTCTGTACGCGCGTATTGACCGTCGCCGGAAGATTCCTGCGTCGATCATCCTGCGTGCACTGGGTTACACCAACCAGAACATGCTCGATATTTTCTTCGATCACGATGAGTTCCATATCGATAAAGACGGTGGTCTGGCTCTGACGCTGGTCGCTGACCGTCTGAAAGGTACCGATGCGGCATTCGACATCGATATCAATGGTGAAAACCTGATCAAGACGGGCAAACGCATCACCGCGCGTCACGTGCGCGAATTGGTCGCCGCCAAGGTCACCAGCCTGCCGGTGCCTGTGGATTTCGTTGTTGGTCGTGTGCTTGCTTCGGACGTGATTGACACGTCAACCGGTGAAGTGCTCGCACAAGGTAATGAAGAGTTGACCACCGAGTTGGTGGCAAAACTTGCCAAGGCCGGAATTACCCAGTTCAAAACGCTCTATTTCAATGATGTTGATCGTGGGCCGTTCATGTCGCTGACATTGCGCGCCGATCCTTCGACCACGCCTCTTGAAGCGATGGTCGAAATCTACAAGATGATGCGTCCGGGCGAACCGCCGACGAAAGATTCTGCCGAGGCGTTGTTCCATGGCCTGTTCTTTACGGAAGATCGTTACGATCTTTCCGAGGTGGGCCGGATGAAGTTCAATCGCCGCATCGAGCGCGAAGGCGACGTCGGTCCTGGCGTTCTGTATGACGGCAAGTATTTTACAACGCGCGCTGCGCAAGGCGACGAGGCTGCCAAGCAATTGCTCAAGGAGCAGGGCGGCGTTTCAGACATTCTTGATGTCATGAAGGAACTGATCGATATCCGTAACGGCAACGGCAAGACAGATGACATCGATCACCTGGGTAACCGCCGTATCCGTTCCGTGGGCGAGATGACGGAAAACGTCTTCCGTATCGGTTTGGTTCGTGTTGAACGCGCAGTCAAAGAGCGCCTCACGCAAGCCGAATCTGAAGGCCTGACACCGCAGGATCTGATCAATGCCAAGCCGGTGGCTGCTGCGATCAAAGAGTTCTTCGGCTCCAGCCAATTGTCCCAGTTCATGGATCAGAACAACCCGCTGTCGGAAATTACGCACAAGCGTCGTATTTCAGCATTGGGTCCGGGTGGTCTGACTCGTGAGCGCGCGGGTTTTGAAGTGCGTGACGTTCACACCACGCACTACGGTCGCGTGTGCCCAATCGAAACGCCGGAAGGCCCGAACATCGGTCTGATCAACTCATTGGCGACCTATGCGCGTACCAATGGCTATGGCTTCCTCGAAACACCTTACCGCACCGTCAAAGACGGCGTGGTCAGCAAGGAAGTCGATTGGTTGTCGGCCTATGAGGAAGAAAAGTTCACCATCGCTCAGGCTAACGCGCCGCTCGATGACAACGGCGTTCTGCAAGGCAATCTGATCTCCGTCCGTCGCGCCGGTGAGTTCATGCTCGCCAGCCCTGAAGAAATTCAGTACATGGACGTATCACCGAAGCAGATCGTGTCCATCGCGGCTTCCATCATTCCGTTCCTCGAGCACGATGATGCGAACCGCGCCTTGATGGGTTCGAACATGCAGCGTCAGGCAGTGCCTACCCTGCGTGCTGATAAGCCGTTAGTCGGTACGGGCATGGAGCGCGTTGTTGCTACCGATTCCGGTTCGTGCGTCGTCGCACGCCGTGGCGGTGTGGTCGATCGTGTGGATGCAGCGCGTGTCGTGGTTCGGGTTAATGCCGAAGAGGCAAGCCAGGGCGACGTGGGCGTAGATATCTACAACCTCACCAAATATACCCGTTCGAACCAGAACACCTGCATCAACCAGACGCCGTTGGTCAAAGCGGGTGACGTGATTGCCAAGGGCGATGTGCTTGCTGATGGTCCGTCGGTCGACATGGGTGAACTGGCACTGGGTCAGAACATCCTGTGTGCGTTCATGCCGTGGAACGGTTACAACTTCGAGGATTCGATCCTGTTGTCCGAGCGCGTTGTGCGTGAAGATCGCCTGACCACCATCCACGTGGAAGAGTTGAACTGTATCGCGCGTGACACCAAGTTGGGTGCCGAAGAGATCACAGCTGATATCCCGAACGTGGCCGAAAGCCTGCTGAACAAACTGGATGCAGCCGGTGTGGTCCACGTCGGCGCGGAAGTCCGTCCGGGCGACATCCTCGTAGGCAAGGTCACACCGAAAGGTGAGACCCAGCTCACGCCGGAAGAAAAACTTCTTCGTGCCATCTTCGGTGAGAAGGCCTCCGATGTTAAAGACACATCGTTGCGTGTTCCGCCGGGAATGGAAGGTACAGTTATCGATGTGCGTGTCTTCACTCGCGACGGTATCGAAAAAGACAGCCGTGCGCGTGCGATTGAAGAAGCCGATCTCGAAGCCGTGCGCAAGGATCTGAAAGACCGTATGCGGATCATCGAAGGCGATATTCTCGCTCGTGTGAAATCCGTTCTGGTCAATCAGGTCGCCGTGGGCGGTCCTGGCGTCAAAGCAGGTAGCAAGATCACGGCTGCTCAACTCGAGAAGATCGAGCCGAGCAAGTGGCTGGAAATTCGCGTTGAAGGCGAAGAAGCCGCTCAGGCGATGGAAGAGTACATCGCTCAGTTGGCACAGGCTCAAGTCGATATTGACAAGCGCTTCGAAGACAAGAAGAAGAAAATTCAGCAAGGCGATGATCTGGCTCCTGGCGTGCTGAAGATGGTCAAGGTCTATGTAGCCGTTAAGCGTCGCATCCAGCCGGGTGACAAGCTGGCCGGTCGTCACGGTAACAAGGGTGTGGTCTCCATGATCGTGCCTGAAGAAGACATGCCGTACATGGAAAATGGCCAGCCGGTCGATATCTGCCTCAACCCGTTGGGCGTACCGTCGCGGATGAACATCGGTCAGATTCTTGAAACCCATCTGGGCTTCGCGGCGCGCGGTCTGGGTGTGAAGATCGAAGAGATGCTGAAGCTGGAACGAGCCAAGGCATTGATCGAACTGCGTGCATTCCTCGATAAGGTATACAACTACAAGTCTGACAAGCCTGTCGATCTTGATGCATTGAGTGATGACGAGTTGATCGAACTGGCGCGCAACCTCAAGAAGGGCGTGCCGATGGCTACACCGGTCTTCGATGGTGCAGTTGAGGACGAAATCAAGTACATGCTGGAACTGGCTGGTTTGCCGACCTCGGGTCAGGTACAGCTCTACGACGGCCGCTCAGGCGAACCGTTCGAGCGCACCACGACCGTGGGATACATGTACATGCTCAAACTCAACCACTTGGTTGACGACAAGATGCATGCCCGTTCGACTGGTCCTTACTCACTTGTTACCCAGCAGCCGCTGGGTGGTAAAGCGCAGTTCGGTGGTCAGCGCTTCGGGGAGATGGAAGTCTGGGCGCTGGAAGCCTATGGCGCAGCGTACACACTCCAGGAAATGCTCACCGTTAAGTCGGATGATGTGAACGGTCGTAACAAGATGTACAAGAACATCGTTGACGGAGATCTCAAGATGGATGCCGGTATGCCGGAATCCTTCAACGTACTCCTCAAGGAGATTCGTTCGCTCGCGATCAACGTCGAGCTGGAGCAGGGCAAAGAATAA
- the rpsG gene encoding 30S ribosomal protein S7: MPRRREVPKREILPDPKYGNVTVAKFINMIMLSGKKSVAESILYGAMTIAEAKGKGHPVELVERALENVAPAVEVKSRRVGGANYQVPVEVRAVRRSSLAMRWLIDAARKRGEKTMAAKLAGELMDAAESRGSAVKKREDTHRMAEANKAFAHFRW; encoded by the coding sequence ATGCCTAGAAGAAGAGAAGTACCGAAGCGCGAGATTTTGCCAGACCCTAAATACGGTAATGTCACTGTCGCTAAGTTTATCAACATGATCATGTTGAGCGGGAAGAAGTCTGTCGCCGAATCAATTTTGTACGGCGCGATGACAATCGCTGAAGCAAAAGGCAAGGGTCACCCCGTCGAGCTCGTTGAACGCGCGCTGGAGAATGTGGCACCTGCGGTTGAAGTTAAATCACGCCGGGTTGGTGGTGCTAACTACCAGGTTCCTGTCGAAGTTCGTGCCGTTCGTCGTTCCTCGCTGGCCATGCGCTGGTTGATTGATGCCGCGCGTAAGCGTGGTGAAAAGACCATGGCTGCCAAGTTGGCCGGCGAGTTGATGGACGCGGCCGAAAGCCGGGGTTCAGCTGTTAAGAAACGTGAAGATACACACCGAATGGCAGAGGCTAACAAAGCTTTTGCACATTTCCGCTGGTAA
- the rpoC gene encoding DNA-directed RNA polymerase subunit beta', whose amino-acid sequence MKELLNLMSREVTDDDFDGIRISLSSPEMIRSWSYGEVKKPETINYRTFKPERDGLFCAKIFGPVRDYECLCGKYKRLKHRGVVCEKCGVEVTLSKVRRERMGHIELACPVAHIWYLKSLPSRIGLLLDMTLRDIERVLYFEAFVITDPGMTTLNKGDLLTDEMYIDAIEQFGDEFEADMGAEAIQKLLKDIDLDQQILTLRDELASTGSETKIKRLSKRLKLIEAFKESGNRPEWMVLTQLPVLPPDLRPLVPLDGGRFATSDLNDLYRRVINRNNRLKRLIEINAPDIILRNEKRMLQESVDSLLDNGRRGRAVTGTNKRPLKSLADMIKGKQGRFRQNLLGKRVDYSGRSVIVVGPTLRLHQCGLPKKMALELFKPFIFGKLHRRGLATTIKAAKKLVEREGPEVWDVLEEVIREHPVLLNRAPTLHRLGIQAFEPILIEGKAIQLHPLVCSAYNADFDGDQMAVHVPLSLEAQAEARALMMSTNNVLSPANGDPVIVPSQDIVLGIYYMTRAKVNGRGEGMVFADLDEVQRAYDNHQVELGAQIKVRVNDWIRYDDGTAESVRHILETTVGRALLYKALPEGVPFEQINKDMGKKAISALLNYVYRQLGLKDTVLFADQLMYTGFRYATRSGISICSDDMLVPPSKPAELAKAEAEVGEIQNQYSQGLVTEKERYNKVVDIWSRANDQISRAMMEQLGTEKVVDREGNTVKQSSFNAIFMMADSGARGSAAQIRQLAGMRGLMTKPDGSIIETPITANFREGLNVLQYFISTHGARKGLADTALKTANSGYLTRRLVDVAQDIVITIDDCGTQSPGLKVTAVIEGGDVVQGLGARILGRTTSQDVLMPGSDEVLVPSGTVINEVLVARLEESGVDEVWVRTPIGCESRHGICQKCYGRDLARGNLVNIGESVGVIAAQSIGEPGTQLTMRTFHIGGAASRSASASSVQNKAAGVVRLHNLKTVKNRDNDLVAVTRSGELGMIDDQGRERERYKIPYGAVIRVKEGEKVAGGTTLATWDPHTHPVVSEMQGQARFSDFVDGQSVKSDTDEITGLSSQVVIDPKHRNSAAKELRPAIALIDDAGEPVCLAGTDIPAFYVLPAGAIIGIEDGAAVQVGDIIARIPQESSKTRDITGGLPRVADLFEARKPKEPAILAEYTGTISFGKETKGKQRLVITDEHGEAHEELIPKYRVINVFEGEHVARGEVIADGELTPHDILRLRGIPDLAAYIIKEIQDVYRLQGVIISDKHIEVIVRQMLRKVEISEPGDSGYLRGDQVDKARLLEENRMLEQAGKFAAKFDPMLLGITKASLVTESFISAASFQETTRVLTDSSTRGARDELRGLKENVIVGRLIPAGTGLAHHQERRRRRHLTMDSANALFMDSDSSDARVDEGENVS is encoded by the coding sequence ATGAAAGAATTACTCAACCTGATGAGTCGTGAAGTGACCGATGATGATTTCGATGGTATTCGAATCTCTCTGTCCTCACCGGAGATGATCCGCTCATGGTCGTACGGCGAAGTTAAAAAGCCGGAAACCATCAATTATCGTACCTTCAAGCCGGAACGCGACGGCCTGTTCTGCGCCAAGATCTTTGGCCCCGTGCGGGATTACGAATGCTTGTGCGGCAAGTACAAGCGTTTGAAGCACCGCGGTGTGGTCTGCGAAAAATGCGGCGTTGAAGTCACGCTGTCCAAAGTGCGTCGTGAGCGCATGGGTCATATCGAACTGGCATGCCCGGTTGCGCACATTTGGTACCTCAAATCGCTGCCTTCGCGCATCGGCTTGCTGCTGGACATGACCCTGCGCGACATCGAGCGCGTGCTTTATTTCGAAGCGTTTGTGATCACCGATCCTGGCATGACCACTCTGAACAAGGGTGATCTTCTGACCGATGAAATGTACATCGACGCGATTGAACAATTCGGTGACGAATTCGAAGCGGACATGGGCGCAGAAGCCATCCAGAAACTGCTCAAGGACATTGATCTGGATCAGCAGATCCTGACCCTGCGCGATGAATTGGCGAGCACTGGTTCTGAAACCAAGATCAAACGCTTGTCCAAGCGTTTGAAGCTGATCGAGGCATTCAAGGAGTCCGGCAACCGCCCCGAGTGGATGGTTCTGACCCAATTGCCGGTGCTGCCGCCCGATCTGCGTCCGTTGGTGCCGCTGGATGGTGGTCGTTTCGCGACTTCCGATCTTAACGACCTGTATCGTCGCGTCATCAACCGTAACAACCGCCTCAAGCGTCTGATCGAAATCAATGCGCCGGACATCATCCTGCGTAACGAAAAGCGGATGCTGCAGGAATCGGTTGACTCTCTGTTGGATAACGGTCGTCGTGGCCGTGCCGTTACCGGCACCAACAAGCGTCCGCTGAAGTCCTTGGCCGACATGATCAAGGGTAAGCAGGGTCGCTTCCGTCAGAACCTGCTCGGTAAGCGTGTGGATTACTCTGGCCGTTCGGTCATCGTGGTTGGCCCGACGCTGCGTCTGCATCAGTGCGGCCTGCCCAAGAAAATGGCTTTGGAACTCTTCAAGCCGTTCATCTTCGGTAAGTTGCACCGTCGCGGCCTCGCGACCACCATCAAGGCGGCCAAGAAACTGGTTGAGCGTGAAGGTCCGGAAGTTTGGGACGTACTCGAAGAAGTCATCCGCGAACATCCGGTATTGCTGAACCGCGCGCCAACTTTGCATCGTTTAGGTATCCAGGCGTTCGAGCCGATCCTGATCGAAGGTAAGGCTATTCAGTTGCACCCGCTCGTTTGCTCGGCCTACAACGCCGACTTCGACGGTGACCAGATGGCCGTCCACGTGCCGTTGTCGCTCGAAGCTCAGGCCGAAGCCCGTGCCCTGATGATGTCCACGAACAACGTGCTGTCGCCTGCGAACGGTGACCCGGTGATCGTGCCGTCACAGGATATCGTATTGGGTATCTACTACATGACGCGCGCCAAGGTAAATGGCCGTGGCGAAGGCATGGTGTTTGCGGATCTGGATGAAGTTCAGCGCGCCTACGACAACCATCAGGTCGAGCTGGGTGCTCAGATCAAAGTACGTGTCAACGACTGGATTCGTTATGACGACGGGACAGCCGAATCCGTTCGCCATATTCTTGAGACAACCGTAGGCCGTGCCCTGCTGTACAAGGCATTGCCAGAAGGCGTGCCGTTTGAGCAGATCAACAAGGATATGGGCAAGAAAGCCATCTCTGCACTGTTGAACTACGTCTACCGTCAGTTGGGTCTGAAAGACACCGTTCTGTTTGCGGATCAGTTGATGTACACCGGCTTCCGTTACGCGACGCGTTCCGGCATTTCGATCTGCTCGGATGACATGTTGGTTCCACCTTCCAAGCCGGCCGAATTGGCAAAAGCAGAAGCCGAAGTGGGTGAAATCCAAAACCAGTACTCACAAGGTTTGGTTACGGAAAAAGAGCGTTACAACAAAGTGGTCGACATCTGGTCACGGGCAAACGATCAAATTTCGCGCGCGATGATGGAGCAGTTGGGTACCGAAAAGGTCGTCGACCGTGAAGGTAATACCGTCAAGCAAAGCTCGTTCAACGCGATCTTCATGATGGCAGATTCCGGTGCGCGGGGTTCCGCGGCCCAGATTCGTCAGTTGGCCGGTATGCGTGGTTTGATGACCAAACCGGATGGCTCGATCATCGAAACGCCCATCACTGCTAACTTCCGCGAAGGCCTGAACGTACTCCAGTACTTCATTTCAACGCACGGTGCGCGTAAAGGTCTGGCCGATACGGCATTGAAGACGGCGAACTCGGGTTACCTCACCCGTCGTCTGGTCGATGTGGCGCAAGATATCGTGATCACTATCGATGACTGCGGCACGCAATCACCGGGACTTAAAGTCACTGCCGTCATTGAAGGCGGTGACGTGGTTCAGGGCCTGGGCGCCCGTATACTTGGACGCACCACATCTCAAGACGTGTTGATGCCAGGCTCCGATGAAGTGCTCGTGCCATCGGGTACCGTGATCAATGAAGTGCTGGTCGCCCGTCTTGAAGAGTCGGGTGTGGATGAGGTGTGGGTTCGTACACCGATTGGTTGCGAATCGCGTCATGGTATTTGCCAGAAGTGCTACGGTCGCGATCTTGCCCGCGGCAACCTCGTGAACATCGGTGAGTCCGTCGGCGTTATTGCCGCGCAGTCCATCGGTGAACCGGGTACCCAGTTGACCATGCGTACCTTCCACATTGGTGGTGCCGCATCCCGTTCTGCATCAGCCAGTTCCGTGCAGAACAAGGCGGCGGGTGTCGTTCGCCTGCACAACCTTAAAACGGTGAAGAATCGCGATAACGATCTGGTCGCAGTCACTCGTTCGGGCGAATTGGGCATGATCGATGATCAAGGCCGTGAGCGTGAGCGTTACAAAATTCCTTACGGCGCGGTCATCCGGGTCAAGGAAGGCGAAAAAGTTGCCGGTGGTACCACCCTGGCTACTTGGGATCCGCACACGCATCCCGTTGTCAGTGAAATGCAGGGCCAGGCCCGTTTCTCTGATTTCGTGGACGGTCAGTCGGTCAAATCCGATACCGATGAAATCACGGGTCTGTCCTCTCAAGTGGTCATTGATCCGAAGCATCGCAATAGTGCTGCCAAGGAATTGCGCCCGGCCATCGCCTTGATCGATGACGCTGGTGAGCCGGTCTGCCTGGCTGGTACCGACATCCCCGCGTTCTATGTGCTCCCTGCCGGCGCGATTATCGGTATTGAGGATGGCGCCGCCGTTCAGGTGGGTGACATCATCGCGCGTATTCCTCAGGAATCGTCGAAGACGCGTGACATCACCGGTGGTCTGCCTCGCGTTGCCGACTTGTTCGAGGCTCGTAAACCGAAAGAACCGGCCATTCTGGCGGAGTACACCGGTACGATCAGCTTCGGCAAGGAAACCAAAGGCAAGCAGCGTCTGGTCATAACCGACGAGCATGGTGAAGCGCATGAAGAGCTGATTCCAAAATACCGCGTCATCAACGTATTCGAAGGTGAGCACGTGGCGCGTGGTGAAGTTATCGCCGATGGTGAGTTGACGCCACACGACATTCTGCGTCTGCGCGGCATTCCGGATCTGGCTGCGTACATCATCAAGGAAATTCAGGACGTCTACCGCCTACAGGGCGTTATCATCAGCGACAAGCACATCGAAGTGATTGTGCGTCAGATGCTGCGCAAGGTCGAAATCAGCGAACCGGGTGATTCCGGCTATCTGCGCGGTGATCAGGTGGACAAGGCGCGTTTGCTTGAAGAGAACCGCATGCTCGAGCAGGCCGGTAAGTTCGCCGCGAAGTTCGATCCGATGCTGCTGGGTATTACCAAAGCGTCACTGGTTACCGAGTCGTTCATTTCGGCAGCCTCGTTCCAGGAGACGACACGTGTCCTGACCGACTCGTCTACCCGAGGCGCTCGAGATGAACTGCGTGGCTTGAAGGAAAACGTCATTGTGGGGCGTCTCATCCCCGCAGGGACTGGCTTGGCTCATCACCAAGAGCGCCGTCGCCGTCGTCATTTGACGATGGATTCGGCCAACGCCTTGTTCATGGATAGCGATTCTTCGGATGCGCGTGTCGATGAAGGGGAAAACGTATCGTAA